The Prunus persica cultivar Lovell chromosome G8, Prunus_persica_NCBIv2, whole genome shotgun sequence genome includes a region encoding these proteins:
- the LOC18767644 gene encoding early nodulin-20 translates to MKLSMLIFLCLLSFLFQHSHSTTILVDGVSEWKNPTVHVGDSIIFKHKYQHNLYIFQNQRAFDLCNFTQATLLNKPDSTSYTWHPSRPGFFYFAFNNGSMLKTCQETQKLAIRVTSSSSAAAPPGSSSSTTTSPQLPPMASPTPSSGGGGAVSSSPSYPWPFHPRQVSFSPSPQPSVSSSVAVPDKGGGRGMPFINSNPAVPLPTGEVDSATIRPLPTSGQQGQVLVGLFALQMEMALFCVVFFLML, encoded by the exons ATGAAGCTCTCCATGCTCATCTTCCTGTGTttgctctcttttctcttccaGCATTCTCACTCCACCACAATACTAGTAGATGGGGTTTCAGAGTGGAAAAACCCCACTGTTCATGTAGGAGACTCCATCA TTTTTAAGCACAAGTATCAGCACAACCTCTACATTTTCCAGAACCAAAGAGCCTTCGATCTCTGCAATTTCACTCAAGCCACACTTCTTAACAAACCTGACTCCACCTCCTACAcg TGGCACCCTTCACGCCCTGGTTTCTTCTACTTTGCCTTCAACAATGGCTCTATGCTCAAAACATGCCAAGAGACCCAAAAGCTGGCTATCAGAGTCACCTCCTCTTCCTCAGCAGCAGCACCACCAGGAAGTTCAAGTTCAACAACAACTTCTCCACAGCTTCCTCCAATGGCTTCCCCAACACCAAGCTCGGGTGGAGGAGGAGCAGTGTCATCTTCTCCATCATATCCATGGCCATTCCACCCTCGCCAAGTTTCTTTCTCTCCCAGCCCACAACCAAGCGTGAGTTCTTCAGTGGCTGTACCAGACAAAGGTGGTGGTCGTGGTATGCCATTTATTAACAGCAACCCTGCAGTTCCTCTGCCTACTGGTGAAGTTGACTCTGCTACAATACGCCCTTTACCAACTTCTGGCCAACAGGGGCAG GTGTTGGTGGGGTTATTTGCTCTTCAAATGGAAATGGCTCTATTTTGTGTGGTTTTTTTCCTGATGCTGTAA
- the LOC18766228 gene encoding G-box-binding factor 4, giving the protein MASSKLVSSSSRSRNSDLSRRPSSNSPATKPKPSATPSSSSAHPQTLNNHSNGISDYHSTNTTSSMPIGSMTIDGLLYDPNPTPMTDATLLDAQITLINTDAAAEMNSSSAAVPQKTVDEVWREIVSGEARKGCKEEVPDDLMTLEDFLARAGAVEEDDIKDMPLAMPPPETERLSGGVFSFDPMPQLSPFSSIDKVEGSIIGFGNGVEMVGSGGVGRGKRGRAVLEPMDKVAQQRQRRMIKNRESAARSRERKQAYQVELESLAVRLEEENEQLLKEKTERTEERRKQLMEKVIPVVEKRRPARALRRVHSLQW; this is encoded by the exons ATGGCGTCGTCAAAACTAGTGTCGTCGTCGTCAAGATCACGAAACTCGGATCTCTCGCGACGCCCTTCTTCCAATTCCCCCGCTACAAAACCCAAACCCTCAGCAACCCCATCTTCCTCCTCCGCTCACCCCCAAACCCTGAACAACCACAGCAACGGCATCAGTGATTATCACAGCACCAATACGACGTCGTCCATGCCAATCGGCTCGATGACCATCGACGGCCTCCTCTATGACCCGAACCCCACCCCCATGACCGACGCCACCCTCCTCGACGCCCAAATAACCCTAATCAACACTGACGCCGCCGCAGAAATGAACAGCTCCTCGGCGGCGGTGCCGCAGAAGACCGTCGACGAGGTCTGGAGGGAAATTGTGTCCGGCGAGGCTCGGAAGGGGTGTAAAGAGGAGGTTCCGGATGATTTGATGACTCTGGAGGACTTTTTGGCTCGGGCCGGGGCGGTGGAGGAGGACGACATTAAGGATATGCCGCTTGCGATGCCGCCTCCGGAGACGGAGAGATTGAGCGGCGGTGTATTTTCGTTTGATCCGATGCCGCAGCTCAGCCCGTTCAGTTCGATTGATAAGGTTGAAGGGTCGATAATTGGGTTTGGGAATGGGGTTGAGATGGTTGGGAGTGGAGGAGTGGGAAGAGGGAAGAGAGGGCGCGCCGTTTTGGAGCCTATGGATAAGGTGGCGCAGCAGAGACAGCGGAGGATGATCAAGAACCGTGAGTCAGCGGCCAGGTCCCGAGAGAGGAAGCAG GCTTACCAAGTGGAGTTGGAATCATTGGCGGTCAGATTAGAGGAGGAGAACGAGCAGCTTTTGAAAGAGAAG ACTGAGAGGACTGAGGAAAGACGTAAGCAG CTAATGGAAAAAGTCATTCCGGTTGTGGAGAAGCGAAGACCAGCCCGTGCCCTCCGGAGAGTTCACTCGTTGCAGTGGTAA
- the LOC109950702 gene encoding DNA replication licensing factor MCM2-like, with product MTDQTEDDGYEDDDDQEAEFEMYRVQGTLREWVTRDEVQRFIAKKFKEFLLTFVNDIEYVRLINEMVLANKCSLEIDYKQFIGTHLNIAIWLADASQSVLEVMEDVAKNVVFSLHPNYKRIHQKIYVRITNLPVYDQISNIQYCGDFFFFATIFPTFFL from the exons ATGACTGACCAGACTGAAGATGATGGCTATGAG GATGATGATGACCAAGAAGCCGAGTTTGAGATGTATCGTGTTCAGGGAACACTCAGGGAGTGGGTTACTAGAGATGAAGTGCAAAGATTTATAGCCAAGAAGTTCAAAGAATTTCTGCTCACCTTTGTGAATGACATTGAATATGTGCGCCTCATTAATGAGATGGTATTAG CCAATAAGTGTAGTCTGGAGATTGATTACAAGCAATTCATCGGTACTCATCTCAATATTGCCATTTGGTTGGCTGATGCTTCCCAGTCTGTCCTGGAAGTCATGGAAGATGTTGCCAAGAATGTGGTGTTTAGTTTACACCCCAATTACAAACGTATCCATCAAAAGATCTACGTTAGGATAACCAACTTACCTGTTTACGATCAGATTAGCAACATTCAATATTgtggagatttttttttttttgctaccATCTTTCCTACCTTTTTCCTTTGA
- the LOC18766691 gene encoding histidine kinase CKI1 has product MKLQHWTVLRHVFFVLSVIGMLVLSGLLIGIIKHIEHNVLAFAYTESGLVRFVHKNSKVAFTLLIVMMAIMGVFSVSYIFVMLSAGKREMLLCATLIQQMEATQQAERKSMRKSLAFVSASHDVRAALTGITGLIEISYDEVARGSELETNLRQMETCTKDLLGILNSILDTSKIEAGKMQLVEEEFDVAQLLEDVVDLYHPMGLKKGIDVVLDPHDGSVMKFARVKGDGGRLKQILCNLLSNAVKFTSEGHVTVRAWVQKPDFKNSIAANSDRNGAVLKKLLCFLSNKKKSQDVDMEVMNGVQQDPNCLEFIFEVDDTGKGIPKEKQKAVFENYVQVKETALGEGGTGLGLGIVQSLVRLMHGEIRIVDKEIGERGTCFRFNVLLSNVCENVYKDRRKEDDLELGIAAIHSTPGTPRLTARTSSPKAEGSNVVLLIKNEERRRMVYKFMESIGIKAWVVEQWEQLRPTLKKIKHKGKGYYSHHHSSSGISDLGLQDCLSKSTSCNSSFRLKEVHPLMGAMDGTENIISLFKKNSTNLRGTSSCFTLLVIDTTAGPFEELCNIVAEFQKSLQNAWCKVVWLANPLIQSNINFDSLDPDDVIKHKALHGTRLYEVVRLLPEYGGALPKRLGGTFDVGKVSRAPSSSRYQFHTDREFETLSSPTQNHKSHNVSSKARDLPVDHGRPLPHRETEGPDKPSRPLGGKKFLVAEDQKTLAHIAMKTLTHWGATVKLCGNGGEALDLVRNDLVTHRKHGYDYILMDCQMPIMDGFEAAREIRKEEKSYDVHIPIIALTSHEQGEETRRMIEAGMDHHLTKPLQLDLLLETIRYIDNNATI; this is encoded by the exons ATGAAGCTGCAACATTGGACTGTGTTGCGGCATGTTTTCTTCGTCTTGTCg GTAATTGGCATGCTGGTACTTTCTGGTTTATTGATCGGTATCATCAAACATATCGAGCATAAT GTTCTTGCATTTGCTTACACAGAGAGTGGGCTAGTGAGATTTGTTCACAAGAACAGCAAAGTAGCATTCACACTCCTAATAGTGATGATGGCTATTATGGGAGTCTTCAGTGTGAGTTATATTTTCGTAATGCTTAGTGCTGGGAAACGGGAGATGCTTCTTTGTGCCACACTCATACAACAAATGGAGGCGACTCAACAAGCTGAGAGGAAGAGTATGAGGAAAAGTCTTGCGTTTGTTTCTGCAAGCCATGATGTTCGTGCTGCTCTCACCGGCATTACCGGTTTGATCGAGATATCTTACGATGAAGTAGCCCGAGGTTCAGAACTAGAGACGAATTTGAGACAAATGGAAACTTGTACGAAGGACCTTTTAG gtatattgAACTCTATTCTTGATACAAGCAAAATTGAAGCCGGTAAGATGCAACTTGTGGAAGAGGAATTTGATGTGGCTCAGCTACTTGAAGATGTAGTTGATTTGTATCATCCTATGGGTTTGAAAAAAGGCATAGATGTGGTGTTGGATCCTCATGATGGCTCTGTTATGAAGTTTGCACGAGTTAAAGGCGATGGGGGAAGGCTTAAGCAGATATTGTGCAACTTATTAAGCAATGCCGTTAAATTTACTTCAGAGGGGCATGTGACAGTTCGTGCTTGGGTCCAAAAACCTGATTTCAAGAATTCTATAGCTGCGAATTCTGACCGGAATGGTGCCGTATTGAAAAAATTGCTATGCTTTCtatcaaacaagaagaaatcaCAAGATGTTGACATGGAAGTAATGAATGGGGTCCAGCAAGATCCAAATTGTttggaatttatttttgaggtGGATGATACTGGGAAGGGAATCCCAAAGGAGAAGCAAAAAGCAGTGTTTGAAAACTATGTACAAGTCAAAGAAACAGCTCTTGGAGAAGGAGGTACTGGCTTGGGACTTGGTATTGTTCAATCTCTG GTACGTTTGATGCATGGCGAAATAAGAATTGTGGACAAAGAGATTGGGGAAAGAGGGACATGCTTCAGGTTTAATGTTCTTCTAAGTAATGTATGTGAGAATGTCTACAAggatagaagaaaagaagacgaCCTTGAATTGGGAATAGCTGCCATTCACAGTACTCCCGGTACTCCCAGGCTGACCGCTCGTACCTCGAGTCCTAAGGCAGAGGGATCCAATGTTGTATTGCTGATAAAAAATGAAGAGCGTCGAAGAATGGTGTACAAGTTCATGGAGAGTATTGGGATAAAAGCATGGGTGGTAGAACAATGGGAACAACTTCGTCCTACTCTCAAGAAGATAAAACACAAAGGGAAAGGGTACTATTCTCATCACCATAGTTCTTCAGGAATATCTGATTTGGGTTTGCAAGATTGCTTGAGCAAATCCACATCATGCAACTCTAGCTTTAGATTAAAGGAGGTGCACCCTTTGATGGGTGCAATGGATGGGACAGAAAACATAATCTCTCTCTTTAAGAAGAATAGCACGAACCTTCGTGGCACATCGTCATGCTTTACATTGCTAGTGATTGATACTACAGCTGGACCATTTGAGGAGTTATGTAACATTGTAGCTGAATTCCAAAAAAGCCTTCAAAATGCTTGGTGCAAGGTTGTTTGGTTGGCAAATCCATTGATACAAAGCAACATTAACTTTGACAGCCTTGATCCAGACGACGTTATCAAACACAAGGCGCTTCACGGTACCCGTCTATACGAAGTGGTGAGACTTCTTCCAGAGTATGGAGGTGCACTGCCAAAGAGATTAGGGGGCACATTTGATGTTGGAAAAGTCTCCAGAGCCCCTAGTTCATCAAGATACCAGTTTCACACCGACCGTGAATTTGAAACCTTGTCTTCACCAACTCAAAATCATAAGTCTCACAATGTTAGCTCCAAAGCAAGAGACCTGCCAGTTGATCATGGCCGCCCACTTCCACATAGAGAAACAGAAGGACCTGATAAGCCAAGCAGGCCTTTGGGAGGGAAGAAGTTTCTGGTTGCTGAGGACCAAAAAACCCTAGCTCATATTGCTATGAAAACTCTTACACATTGGGGTGCAACTGTGAAGCTTTGTGGAAATGGAGGAGAAGCCCTAGACCTAGTTCGCAATGATCTAGTCACCCATAGGAAACATGGATATGATTATATATTAATGGACTGCCAG ATGCCAATAATGGATGGATTTGAAGCAGCAAGAGAGATAAGGAAAGAGGAGAAATCTTACGACGTTCACATTCCGATCATTGCATTAACTTCTCATGAACAAGGCGAGGAAACAAGAAGGATGATTGAGGCTGGCATGGACCACCATTTAACCAAACCCTTGCAATTGGATCTTCTACTTGAAACAATTAGATACATTGACAACAATgctactatataa